A stretch of the Tachysurus vachellii isolate PV-2020 chromosome 26, HZAU_Pvac_v1, whole genome shotgun sequence genome encodes the following:
- the npas2 gene encoding neuronal PAS domain-containing protein 2 isoform X1, protein MDKLSDFGVLCPSSRSEWETSSCVDEFMDEDEKDRAKRASRNKSEKKRRDQFNVLIKELCTMLQGQGHPRKMDKSTILQRTINFLQKQKEITAQTETCEIQQDWKPSFLSNEEFTQLMLEALDGFLIALRLDGNIIYVSDSVSSLIGHLPSDMVDQNILNFLPEREHAEVYKLLSAHLLMSDPISTDYLEGNETHVEFCCHLVRGNIDPKVTPTYEYVKFAGDVKYQNSVPASSCNGYELMFPRPLQTSVEDEMCLVATVRLVTPQFLKDLCSVEDPCDEFTSRHSLEWKFLFLDHRASPIIGYLPFEVLGTSGYDYYHVDDLELIAQCHKQLMQCGKGKSCYYRFLTKGQQWIWLQTHYYITYHQWNSKPEFIVCTHTVVSYAEVRAERRREYGLEESSDMCTTSVKGQEVCLDVCAPMDAPQDRISSAQSASSHSSRKSTHTAPSDSASNSSVLYKESCTSSRHSAPTANENMLRHGATKTMIQRQASLEPLPPSPSCSQSSVMHQAVCTGLPQPQLGVMHQLTEHLEKRRLILQHDIKSQQQELNHIKEKLQIANLQMLLQQPVSFPQQASAPNSQSGVLHHNNTQHPKPPHCTTHAASSHTMHQEQPSSSTTQQRLVQMQSVCVPVQTHTSLTMPLYSNPMMFSPNQGYRNTADTQMHHTHNVQHTHRQAEADSGPDGQLRMLLNQPVQNLVPDSSGTLTSHCSTTIQQTKYLDEQMMAPSFPVQQVSCNAVLVPSPVFTSPIMFSHNSFIAPRAPPSFTHSPQNSQHGLHIQQHQQFFQMQPQGLIQSGHTQAFFHTANVQPQSTVGYIEQQQQPQQQHLHSQSSASSLSDYRNILPR, encoded by the exons ATGGACAAGCTTTCCGACTTTGGTGTCCTTTGTCCGTCCAGCAGGAGTGAATGGGA AACCAGCAGCTGTGTGGATGAGTTTATGGACGAAgatgagaaagacagagcaaAAAG AGCATCCAGGAATAAATCGGAAAAGAAAAGGCGAGACCAGTTCAATGTGCTCATTAAGGAGTTGTGCACCATGCTGCAGGGCCAAGGCCACCCACGCAAAATGGACAAGTCTACCATCCTGCAGAGGACCATCAACTTCTTGCAAAAGCAAAAAG AGATCACTGCGCAGACGGAGACCTGTGAGATTCAGCAGGACTGGAAGCCTTCTTTTCTCAGTAACGAGGAATTTACCCAGTTAATGCTGGAG GCATTGGATGGTTTCCTGATTGCTCTTAGGTTGGACGGGAACATCATCTATGTATCTGACAGTGTCTCGTCTCTCATCGGGCATTTACCA TCAGACATGGTGGACCAGAACATCCTGAACTTTCTGCCCGAGCGCGAACATGCCGAGGTCTACAAACTGCTCTCAGCACACCTGCTCATGAGTGACCCCATCAGCACGGACTACCTGGAGGGca atgagACCCACGTTGAGTTCTGTTGTCACTTAGTCCGAGGGAACATCGACCCGAAAGTCACACCCACTTATGAATATGTCAAATTTGCAGGAGACGTCAAGTACCAGAATAGTG tcccTGCATCCTCATGTAATGGCTACGAGCTGATGTTCCCCCGTCCACTGCAGACCTCAGTGGAGGATGAGATGTGTTTAGTGGCTACAGTTAGACTAGTCACACCACAGTTCCTAaag GACTTATGTAGTGTAGAAGATCCATGCGATGAATTCACATCGAGACACAGCCTAGAGTGGAAGTTCCTGTTTTTAGACCACAG agcctCCCCTATCATCGGTTACCTGCCGTTTGAGGTGTTGGGGACGTCAGGATACGATTATTATCATGTGGACGATTTGGAGCTCATCGCTCAGTGCCACAAACAGC tgATGCAGTGTGGGAAGGGGAAGTCATGTTATTATCGCTTTCTGACTAAAGGACAGCAGTGGATCTGGCTGCAGACGCACTACTACATCACCTACCACCAGTGGAACTCCAAACCTGAGTTCATcgtctgtacacacactgtggtcag TTATGCTGAAGTGCGggcagagaggaggagagagtaTGGGCTGGAGGAGAGCTCTGATATGTGTACCACCTCAGTAAAg gggcaGGAGGTGTGTCTGGATGTGTGTGCTCCTATGGATGCACCACAAGACAGAATCAGCAGTGCACAATCAGCATCTTCACACAGCTCACgcaaatccacacacactgcaccatCTGACTCAGCCT CCAACTCTTCTGTCCTGTATAAAGAAAGCTGCACATCATCACGCCATTCAGCGCCTACAGCAAATGAGAACATGCTGAGACACGGAGCAACAAAg ACAATGATTCAAAGACAAGCCTCATTGGagcccctccctccctccccctcctgCAGCCAATCATCAGTCAtg caccAGGCGGTGTGTACAGGTCTCCCTCAGCCTCAGTTAGGGGTGATGCACCAGCTGACGGAGCACCTGGAGAAGAGGAGACTCATCCTGCAGCATGACATCAAATCCCAGCAGCAGGAGCTTAATCACATCAAAGAAAAACTACAGATCGCTAACCtgcag ATGTTGCTGCAGCAGCCTGTGAGTTTTCCACAGCAGGCTTCAGCTCCAAACAGCCAGTCAGGAGTCCTGcaccacaacaacacacaacaccccAAACCCCCACATTGCACAACACACGCAGCCTCGTCTCACACAATGCACCAAGAGCAGCCCAGCAGCTCCaccacacag cagagGTTGGTGCAGATGCAGAGCGTGTGTGTCCCAGTCCAAACACACACTAGCCTGACGATGCCTCTCTACAGCAACCCCATGATGTTCTCGCCAAACCAGGGATATCGCAACACAGCGGACACACAAATGCACCATACACACAATGTGCAACATACACACCGGCAAGCAGAGGCAGACAGCGGGCCTGATGGACAGCTacg GATGCTGTTAAACCAGCCGGTGCAGAATCTGGTTCCAGACAGCAGTGGAACACTGACATCACACTGCAGCACCACTATCCAGCAAaccaa ATATCTGGATGAGCAGATGATGGCCCCCTCTTTCCCAGTACAGCAGGTCAGCTGTAATGCTGTTCTAGTCCCCTCCCCTGTGTTTACGTCACCAATCATGTTCTCCCACAACAGTTTCATTGCTCCTCGAGCTCCTCCCAGCTTCACACACAGCCCCCAGAACAGTCAGCACGGTCTGCACATCCAGCAGCATCAGCAGTTCTTTCAG ATGCAGCCACAGGGTCTCATTCAGAGCGGCCACACTCAGGCCTTTTTCCACACAGCAAACGTCCAGCCTCAAAGCACTGTGGGATACATAGAGCagcaacaacaaccacaacagcAGCACCTTCATTCCCAGTCTTCAGCAAGCAGCCTATCAGATTACAGGAACATACTTCCACGGTAG
- the npas2 gene encoding neuronal PAS domain-containing protein 2 isoform X2, giving the protein MDKLSDFGVLCPSSRSEWETSSCVDEFMDEDEKDRAKRASRNKSEKKRRDQFNVLIKELCTMLQGQGHPRKMDKSTILQRTINFLQKQKEITAQTETCEIQQDWKPSFLSNEEFTQLMLEALDGFLIALRLDGNIIYVSDSVSSLIGHLPSDMVDQNILNFLPEREHAEVYKLLSAHLLMSDPISTDYLEGNETHVEFCCHLVRGNIDPKVTPTYEYVKFAGDVKYQNSVPASSCNGYELMFPRPLQTSVEDEMCLVATVRLVTPQFLKDLCSVEDPCDEFTSRHSLEWKFLFLDHRASPIIGYLPFEVLGTSGYDYYHVDDLELIAQCHKQLMQCGKGKSCYYRFLTKGQQWIWLQTHYYITYHQWNSKPEFIVCTHTVVSYAEVRAERRREYGLEESSDMCTTSVKGQEVCLDVCAPMDAPQDRISSAQSASSHSSRKSTHTAPSDSASNSSVLYKESCTSSRHSAPTANENMLRHGATKTMIQRQASLEPLPPSPSCSQSSVMHQAVCTGLPQPQLGVMHQLTEHLEKRRLILQHDIKSQQQELNHIKEKLQIANLQMLLQQPVSFPQQASAPNSQSGVLHHNNTQHPKPPHCTTHAASSHTMHQEQPSSSTTQRLVQMQSVCVPVQTHTSLTMPLYSNPMMFSPNQGYRNTADTQMHHTHNVQHTHRQAEADSGPDGQLRMLLNQPVQNLVPDSSGTLTSHCSTTIQQTKYLDEQMMAPSFPVQQVSCNAVLVPSPVFTSPIMFSHNSFIAPRAPPSFTHSPQNSQHGLHIQQHQQFFQMQPQGLIQSGHTQAFFHTANVQPQSTVGYIEQQQQPQQQHLHSQSSASSLSDYRNILPR; this is encoded by the exons ATGGACAAGCTTTCCGACTTTGGTGTCCTTTGTCCGTCCAGCAGGAGTGAATGGGA AACCAGCAGCTGTGTGGATGAGTTTATGGACGAAgatgagaaagacagagcaaAAAG AGCATCCAGGAATAAATCGGAAAAGAAAAGGCGAGACCAGTTCAATGTGCTCATTAAGGAGTTGTGCACCATGCTGCAGGGCCAAGGCCACCCACGCAAAATGGACAAGTCTACCATCCTGCAGAGGACCATCAACTTCTTGCAAAAGCAAAAAG AGATCACTGCGCAGACGGAGACCTGTGAGATTCAGCAGGACTGGAAGCCTTCTTTTCTCAGTAACGAGGAATTTACCCAGTTAATGCTGGAG GCATTGGATGGTTTCCTGATTGCTCTTAGGTTGGACGGGAACATCATCTATGTATCTGACAGTGTCTCGTCTCTCATCGGGCATTTACCA TCAGACATGGTGGACCAGAACATCCTGAACTTTCTGCCCGAGCGCGAACATGCCGAGGTCTACAAACTGCTCTCAGCACACCTGCTCATGAGTGACCCCATCAGCACGGACTACCTGGAGGGca atgagACCCACGTTGAGTTCTGTTGTCACTTAGTCCGAGGGAACATCGACCCGAAAGTCACACCCACTTATGAATATGTCAAATTTGCAGGAGACGTCAAGTACCAGAATAGTG tcccTGCATCCTCATGTAATGGCTACGAGCTGATGTTCCCCCGTCCACTGCAGACCTCAGTGGAGGATGAGATGTGTTTAGTGGCTACAGTTAGACTAGTCACACCACAGTTCCTAaag GACTTATGTAGTGTAGAAGATCCATGCGATGAATTCACATCGAGACACAGCCTAGAGTGGAAGTTCCTGTTTTTAGACCACAG agcctCCCCTATCATCGGTTACCTGCCGTTTGAGGTGTTGGGGACGTCAGGATACGATTATTATCATGTGGACGATTTGGAGCTCATCGCTCAGTGCCACAAACAGC tgATGCAGTGTGGGAAGGGGAAGTCATGTTATTATCGCTTTCTGACTAAAGGACAGCAGTGGATCTGGCTGCAGACGCACTACTACATCACCTACCACCAGTGGAACTCCAAACCTGAGTTCATcgtctgtacacacactgtggtcag TTATGCTGAAGTGCGggcagagaggaggagagagtaTGGGCTGGAGGAGAGCTCTGATATGTGTACCACCTCAGTAAAg gggcaGGAGGTGTGTCTGGATGTGTGTGCTCCTATGGATGCACCACAAGACAGAATCAGCAGTGCACAATCAGCATCTTCACACAGCTCACgcaaatccacacacactgcaccatCTGACTCAGCCT CCAACTCTTCTGTCCTGTATAAAGAAAGCTGCACATCATCACGCCATTCAGCGCCTACAGCAAATGAGAACATGCTGAGACACGGAGCAACAAAg ACAATGATTCAAAGACAAGCCTCATTGGagcccctccctccctccccctcctgCAGCCAATCATCAGTCAtg caccAGGCGGTGTGTACAGGTCTCCCTCAGCCTCAGTTAGGGGTGATGCACCAGCTGACGGAGCACCTGGAGAAGAGGAGACTCATCCTGCAGCATGACATCAAATCCCAGCAGCAGGAGCTTAATCACATCAAAGAAAAACTACAGATCGCTAACCtgcag ATGTTGCTGCAGCAGCCTGTGAGTTTTCCACAGCAGGCTTCAGCTCCAAACAGCCAGTCAGGAGTCCTGcaccacaacaacacacaacaccccAAACCCCCACATTGCACAACACACGCAGCCTCGTCTCACACAATGCACCAAGAGCAGCCCAGCAGCTCCaccacacag agGTTGGTGCAGATGCAGAGCGTGTGTGTCCCAGTCCAAACACACACTAGCCTGACGATGCCTCTCTACAGCAACCCCATGATGTTCTCGCCAAACCAGGGATATCGCAACACAGCGGACACACAAATGCACCATACACACAATGTGCAACATACACACCGGCAAGCAGAGGCAGACAGCGGGCCTGATGGACAGCTacg GATGCTGTTAAACCAGCCGGTGCAGAATCTGGTTCCAGACAGCAGTGGAACACTGACATCACACTGCAGCACCACTATCCAGCAAaccaa ATATCTGGATGAGCAGATGATGGCCCCCTCTTTCCCAGTACAGCAGGTCAGCTGTAATGCTGTTCTAGTCCCCTCCCCTGTGTTTACGTCACCAATCATGTTCTCCCACAACAGTTTCATTGCTCCTCGAGCTCCTCCCAGCTTCACACACAGCCCCCAGAACAGTCAGCACGGTCTGCACATCCAGCAGCATCAGCAGTTCTTTCAG ATGCAGCCACAGGGTCTCATTCAGAGCGGCCACACTCAGGCCTTTTTCCACACAGCAAACGTCCAGCCTCAAAGCACTGTGGGATACATAGAGCagcaacaacaaccacaacagcAGCACCTTCATTCCCAGTCTTCAGCAAGCAGCCTATCAGATTACAGGAACATACTTCCACGGTAG
- the npas2 gene encoding neuronal PAS domain-containing protein 2 isoform X3, which yields MVDQNILNFLPEREHAEVYKLLSAHLLMSDPISTDYLEGNETHVEFCCHLVRGNIDPKVTPTYEYVKFAGDVKYQNSVPASSCNGYELMFPRPLQTSVEDEMCLVATVRLVTPQFLKDLCSVEDPCDEFTSRHSLEWKFLFLDHRASPIIGYLPFEVLGTSGYDYYHVDDLELIAQCHKQLMQCGKGKSCYYRFLTKGQQWIWLQTHYYITYHQWNSKPEFIVCTHTVVSYAEVRAERRREYGLEESSDMCTTSVKGQEVCLDVCAPMDAPQDRISSAQSASSHSSRKSTHTAPSDSASNSSVLYKESCTSSRHSAPTANENMLRHGATKTMIQRQASLEPLPPSPSCSQSSVMHQAVCTGLPQPQLGVMHQLTEHLEKRRLILQHDIKSQQQELNHIKEKLQIANLQMLLQQPVSFPQQASAPNSQSGVLHHNNTQHPKPPHCTTHAASSHTMHQEQPSSSTTQQRLVQMQSVCVPVQTHTSLTMPLYSNPMMFSPNQGYRNTADTQMHHTHNVQHTHRQAEADSGPDGQLRMLLNQPVQNLVPDSSGTLTSHCSTTIQQTKYLDEQMMAPSFPVQQVSCNAVLVPSPVFTSPIMFSHNSFIAPRAPPSFTHSPQNSQHGLHIQQHQQFFQMQPQGLIQSGHTQAFFHTANVQPQSTVGYIEQQQQPQQQHLHSQSSASSLSDYRNILPR from the exons ATGGTGGACCAGAACATCCTGAACTTTCTGCCCGAGCGCGAACATGCCGAGGTCTACAAACTGCTCTCAGCACACCTGCTCATGAGTGACCCCATCAGCACGGACTACCTGGAGGGca atgagACCCACGTTGAGTTCTGTTGTCACTTAGTCCGAGGGAACATCGACCCGAAAGTCACACCCACTTATGAATATGTCAAATTTGCAGGAGACGTCAAGTACCAGAATAGTG tcccTGCATCCTCATGTAATGGCTACGAGCTGATGTTCCCCCGTCCACTGCAGACCTCAGTGGAGGATGAGATGTGTTTAGTGGCTACAGTTAGACTAGTCACACCACAGTTCCTAaag GACTTATGTAGTGTAGAAGATCCATGCGATGAATTCACATCGAGACACAGCCTAGAGTGGAAGTTCCTGTTTTTAGACCACAG agcctCCCCTATCATCGGTTACCTGCCGTTTGAGGTGTTGGGGACGTCAGGATACGATTATTATCATGTGGACGATTTGGAGCTCATCGCTCAGTGCCACAAACAGC tgATGCAGTGTGGGAAGGGGAAGTCATGTTATTATCGCTTTCTGACTAAAGGACAGCAGTGGATCTGGCTGCAGACGCACTACTACATCACCTACCACCAGTGGAACTCCAAACCTGAGTTCATcgtctgtacacacactgtggtcag TTATGCTGAAGTGCGggcagagaggaggagagagtaTGGGCTGGAGGAGAGCTCTGATATGTGTACCACCTCAGTAAAg gggcaGGAGGTGTGTCTGGATGTGTGTGCTCCTATGGATGCACCACAAGACAGAATCAGCAGTGCACAATCAGCATCTTCACACAGCTCACgcaaatccacacacactgcaccatCTGACTCAGCCT CCAACTCTTCTGTCCTGTATAAAGAAAGCTGCACATCATCACGCCATTCAGCGCCTACAGCAAATGAGAACATGCTGAGACACGGAGCAACAAAg ACAATGATTCAAAGACAAGCCTCATTGGagcccctccctccctccccctcctgCAGCCAATCATCAGTCAtg caccAGGCGGTGTGTACAGGTCTCCCTCAGCCTCAGTTAGGGGTGATGCACCAGCTGACGGAGCACCTGGAGAAGAGGAGACTCATCCTGCAGCATGACATCAAATCCCAGCAGCAGGAGCTTAATCACATCAAAGAAAAACTACAGATCGCTAACCtgcag ATGTTGCTGCAGCAGCCTGTGAGTTTTCCACAGCAGGCTTCAGCTCCAAACAGCCAGTCAGGAGTCCTGcaccacaacaacacacaacaccccAAACCCCCACATTGCACAACACACGCAGCCTCGTCTCACACAATGCACCAAGAGCAGCCCAGCAGCTCCaccacacag cagagGTTGGTGCAGATGCAGAGCGTGTGTGTCCCAGTCCAAACACACACTAGCCTGACGATGCCTCTCTACAGCAACCCCATGATGTTCTCGCCAAACCAGGGATATCGCAACACAGCGGACACACAAATGCACCATACACACAATGTGCAACATACACACCGGCAAGCAGAGGCAGACAGCGGGCCTGATGGACAGCTacg GATGCTGTTAAACCAGCCGGTGCAGAATCTGGTTCCAGACAGCAGTGGAACACTGACATCACACTGCAGCACCACTATCCAGCAAaccaa ATATCTGGATGAGCAGATGATGGCCCCCTCTTTCCCAGTACAGCAGGTCAGCTGTAATGCTGTTCTAGTCCCCTCCCCTGTGTTTACGTCACCAATCATGTTCTCCCACAACAGTTTCATTGCTCCTCGAGCTCCTCCCAGCTTCACACACAGCCCCCAGAACAGTCAGCACGGTCTGCACATCCAGCAGCATCAGCAGTTCTTTCAG ATGCAGCCACAGGGTCTCATTCAGAGCGGCCACACTCAGGCCTTTTTCCACACAGCAAACGTCCAGCCTCAAAGCACTGTGGGATACATAGAGCagcaacaacaaccacaacagcAGCACCTTCATTCCCAGTCTTCAGCAAGCAGCCTATCAGATTACAGGAACATACTTCCACGGTAG